ttgACTATctccagccgtagatcttagttctttctggggataggataaagtgactcttgggttatcctccggtgcttcgcagtgttctagtgtttctgtctcttcgatcctctaccgttggatatggcgggtggcgacgctatcttgacaaggcgcgtctcttggctgtccacgtgtgatatcatatcttgatgctctcagccgcatgtcctccacgtatGTTTTTGTgtacacgtggcggaagatgaaatgtgtacctacaggtATCAGAGAGGAGGGTCTCAAATATTATTGATGATGTCCTCGAATGGTCTCCAAAATTGGCTTTGTCAGGTTTCATGGATTAAGACAGTGTGGTTAATGCAACTGAAACTCACTCAGCAACCACAGAAGAACACGTAGCTCAATCCAAAGAAGAAGATGTGTTTAGAGAAACTTTGGATAATGAAGAGGAATCTGGTGATAGCTAGTATCATAAGCAGTAatcacaaatatatatatattcatgaaAATCAACTGATACACTATTAAAACACAGAATGTTACACTgtcttttgttccttttttttttttacctgtcAGGGTATAAAATTATGTAACTGAGCTTAGAGATGATTTGAGCTCAAGTGTTCATTCTTTCTGTTTTAATAAAGCAATCAAATCTGTACTCCCTTTTTTAATATTGTAATCGGAGATATCGAGATCCTCAAGATTCCAAAGAAATGAAATATCTTAAGACTTTGGTTGGTGCCGCTCTTCCCACTGATCTACCAGAGGAGCATGATCATAAATTAGACATTGAATTTTACTTTAGTCGGGTGGATGATGCTTTTCTAATCAATTTTAGTACATATTGTACTATTTCTTCGAGCGCTTGTCCTAAATTTTCTAGGTATACACATGCAAAAGGATATTGAGGAGCATTTGAAAATGATTATATTGAACTTTTGTGGAGGAAATTTACGATAAGAAAAGCGAAATACATGTTTGCAGGTATTGGACCTCAACAGGAAGAGCTGAATAAGAACTCCAATGATCATTCTCGTGATCATCAGAATAAGAAAAAAGGAATTAGTACTGTTGGTAAAGACGAGGATAGGAAGAGAAAAAGGAATCTCCATCTGTTACTGCTAGGTTTTATAAAATTCTAACCGTAAATAAGCTTTCAGACCATTTACGGCTAGGAGTTCTTTAATTCCTAGCCGTAGgtaggaaaaaaaaatcagttaatTGGATCAACTAATTATAAATCAAAATCAGTTATTTAATCTAAAAACGAAGTTATCTAACCTAATTAATAATTATATCTAATGATTAAATAAGGGTTATATAgttattataaaattattttaaacaTGGGGTTTTTGAAATTACTTATGAATGATCCGTTTTTGTTCTGTTaagtgacgcccctctaatggtgacacccctctaatggaatggaatgtGACTCTCCAATAATAGGCTTCAAAATAAAACCCTTTCCCTCTTCACTCTCCCAACTCCGACACTCCCTTCCTTTACtcgaaaccctaaaaaagaatCAAATTCTGTGAATGATTTAGAAAGAAAATGATTCAAGAACTGTTTGGATCGGTTCGTCGATCGCTGGTTTTTAAGAATGGAGTTGATGAAGGAGGAGGAGGTAGTGGCGGTTTAGTTGATAAGATTATTAACAAGTCTTCAAGGGTTGGATTATTCACTCACAATCAAAAACCTTCAGTATCATCAGTATTACCTACAATCCGATGGAGAAAAGGGGAATTAATTGGTTGTGGTGCATTTGGCCGTGTCTATATGGGAATGAATCTCGATTCCGGAGAACTTCTTGCAGTTAAACAGGTTTCTCATTTATTTATGTATTTATTTTATCTAGGTTTGATTTGTGTAATTGGAGtttcttttatgtatttttttccaGGTTTTGATTGCAGTAAATTCAAAGGAAAAGGCACAGGTGAGGAAACcaagttcagttttctttgttCTCTGATTTTTGTTAATCCAGAAGATTGTAGAATTAATTGGTAATTCATAGTTTTTCATTTAAGAATAACATTTGTGGATCattaatttgagattttaaagttATTTTTATGGAAATAAGGGGTTTCAATAAATAAAATGATTAAAGTAAATTAGGAATTGAACTAATTATTTGCTTTACTAGGATCATATTCGAGAACTTGAGGAAGAAGTGAAGCTTCTTAAGAATTTATCGCATCCGAATATAGTGGTAAGTTTAACATGTCAACTTGCCATCaatttgattaattgtgaatgaATGATTCGAAGATATGGTACATGAAACCAAATGAATATGGTAACATTAAATGGTTTATTAATTTTCTCCGCAGAGGTATCTAGGAACTGCAAGGGAAGAGGATACGTTGAATATCTTGTTGGAATTTGTACCAGGAGGATCTATTTCATCCCTACTTGGAAAATTTGGTTCCTTCCCTGAGGCTGTAAGTAATTGATAATATTCTTGCAAATTGTATTAGATTAGGTACTTAATAAGCTGATATTTACATCCGATTTTATCTTATCTAGGTTATAATTATGTACACTAAACAACTGCTTTTGGGGTTGGAGTATCTCCATAGGAATGGAATCATGCACAGAGACATTAAGGTATCTTACTTATTTAGTTTGTATTTCATGATGACAAGTAGGGTGTTCACTCCTCTCACTCACCCAATGTAGTCAGTCCCTTGACatataagtttttctcatgttcaGGGTGCAAATATTCTTGTTGATAATAAAGGATGTATCAAGCTTGCTGACTTTGGTGCGTCGAAGCAAGTTGTTGAGCTAGTACGTATATGCATTGTTTAAACTTATGTATTACATATGCTTTTAAATATATCTTTTACGCTGACATACTTATTGATGCCAACTGATGGTACTCTAGGCTACTATATCTGGCGCCAAGTCAATGAAGGGTACTCCTTATTGGATGGCTCCTGAAGTGATTCTTCAAACTGGGCATAGTTTGTAAGGATCTAACAACTCCATAATCTCTGTAGAATTATTTGTTTATGCTATGTTCAGGACCAACACGGTTCAGATAGTAAATATGATGGATCTTTTGTCTTACTAAAGTTCCTGATATCGAGCCAGACATGGTGCTCTAGTTGTTCATGTTCACGCTTCTTATTGTCTTCTTCCTTACTGTTGTACTTGAGTCTCTAGTATAGATATAATATTGTAGTGCCAGGTTCTCCTTTTGATGCTTACTTTTTCGCTCGTTCTTCTCTTTATTATCCTTTTCTATTCACTTTATTGATCCAAATCACAACGTACAGCTCGGCAGATATTTGGAGTGTTGGATGTACTGTCATTGAGATGGCAACTGGAAAGCCTCCATGGAGCCAGCAGTATCAGGAGGTACATACTTATTGACACCTTGAAATATGTGGCATTTAAGTCTTGCTTCTGGACTTTAAATGTGTTGAGCTTGCAGTATTTTCACATTAACTTTTCTGTGGGTATTTAAAATATACTCCAGGTTGCTGCTCTATTCCATATTGGGACAACAAAATCTCACCCACCCATCCCTGAGCATCTTTCAGCTGAGGCTAAGGACTTTTTGCTAAATGCTTACAAAGTAAGCCATGATCTctgtttgttgttgtttctttgaaGATCATATTCATCCTTAACTGCATCTAGTTTTATCCGTTCTTCCCTAAGTGTAAACTTGAAGGTGGAGAAATGGTTTTACCATTACGGTAATAAACTAATCTCTTGATTATGCAAAGTTTCAAAATGAATTGCAAGATTGCGACATAGGAACTAGGAAGCCGGACTGTTCCTTCTTTAATTAATATAGATTTTCTTTAGTGGTGTCTCGTAGTCCAGTTTTGCGAAATAAGAGTCCTATTTTGCTAGAATTTTTCCCAGTTATTCTAAGTCTATCATCATCTGATGGCAGGGAGCCAAACTTGAGGCCTCTGCATTGAATTGTTGCAGGTGAGACACTTGGACCAAATGATACTTTCCCATATTAACTCTAACAAGCTTGCACTAGTTTCTTATTGGTAACTCGTAACATGAATCTACACTGTTGAATTAGTAGGTTTCTTACACCCTGCCTTGCTTTTATATGCAGCATCCATTTGTCACGGGGAACACCGAGAGACACATCCTATGTTCGTACTCATCTGTGGTCAGAAAGCTCCATATATGACCTTAAATCCTAATTTTGTTTTTGGTGGCTGTTATGCTCTTTTATGTTTTTCTGGCTTTGAGGCTCACCTTTTCTTCTTTCGCTCCATCAGGAAAATTCAGGTGGTTCATTGCCCTCTGGAACGAACTAAAAAACTCGTAAGTTTAAACCTTGGTGTGGACTGTGTCAGATTTTACATTTTTAAACCATTGTCATAAATGTCTCTGATCCATCTGCAGCATTCGCCCGTGGCTGGACCTAGTTTAACTTATGATGACTTGAACGTGTCGTGATCTGGATAGTGTAAGGTGCTACACCCATGTTTAATGAAAGTTCTCGTGTCTGCGCAAACTGGGAGCCAACAACAGTGACGATGACATGTGCCGCTAGATGATAAAGATTTTGATTTGGGGGACCAGTAAAATCTGCCCTTGTTGTCAGATGACCCGAATAAGGTACGAATGTCTCTATATTTATGCACGTCTCCATATTTGTGTGAAATTGATGTAACTAAATATCTTAAATTATGTGATGTGTTGTTTACTGGAGTTAGAGTTTTAATCCCATGTGTCAGCCCACTGATGACTGGCTGTGCAAGTACGATCAAAGTCCAGAACCAGATAATGAATATAGAAGAATCGACGTGGATTGCTGATCAACCAGTTGGTATACCACTAGTCCTGGGACTTCTGAGCAGAGGCAGACTTACATTTCCATGTGGACCATCAGCATCGGAAAGAGGAAGAGAAAGTACTCACTGaacaaaaattaaacctaaatcgCCTCTGGAAGAAAAAGAGGTAGCACCATCTTTATTACATATAATTATCTCCTCCTGTATCTGTACTGTTGGTTCTCACCTATCTCTAAATATTACCTTCAGGCTCTTGATTTGAGAAAAGGAAAATGCAAACACCTCTGGTAGAAGAATACCTTAAACACCACCTTAAATGTCGAAATCATCCGAACACTGTAGGTAACACCACAGAGGATACTGCTCCAGTATTTTTGAAGCTGCCCCCAAAAAGCAAATCACCCAACAAGATAAACAAGTAAAATACTGCCACCACTAATTGATTCTGCAAACTCTGGGAGTCCTGGAGGGGTGTAATAGGCTTGAATCTCAATTTGATCGTTCAACGATCAAGTTCTAGTGATATTCCTTCTCGGTTCCTGAGCGGAGAGGCCTTATTGATCATCAGAGTAAACCAGTCAATACAAGGTTTTTTCAGTAgttatatcattttttttatcaCTCTTAACATTATTTATCGTTGTTCTATTCTCACAAACGTTGAACCTTGTTGCATTCACAGTCCGAGTTTTTCTGAGAGGCAGAGGAAGTGGAAAGAAGAGCTTGATCAAGAACTCGAGAGAACAAGAGGTAAGAATTACATGTTTTTGAATGACATCAACTGTCaaaccccatttttttttttggttagtaACTGCCATCTGCACTGGCTAGTCTTAATGCCTTAAATGGGCCAAACAATTCTCATGTTGATAGTTTCAAAATATATAGTAGTCACCCATATATTTTTAGCAACCCGCTTCACATGGTTCACGGTTCAAAAAATCTTGGCAATTTGGCAAGAAAGTAAAGTCTGATTTAACGGTGCAACTCTGCATATTCATAATTAAACTAATGTTGTGGATGAATCTTTGATTAAGCTGAAAGATTGTACATGTTTGGACTAATTAAGAGTCGTAGAGAAAGGGATAATATGAAACAGTTGAAAAGTTTGAAGGTTAAGTTCAGTCGCAAGTAGCTCAAcatgcaattttttttaataagaaaaactATCTTTGTGTTGATGTAGGCTAGCCACTTGTAGTCTTTTGTTAGTCATTGTTCAATTCATTATCATCATTCAATGGCTCTTCTCTTCCATTGTACATCATCCCCATTCCATGAAATATACCTGCTCCAATGTACACGTAAACTTAAAGAAACGATTATTTACTATCTTTACGTACTCTTTTTTGTTTCTGAAATTGTAATTTTTGATTTATTATTAGAGAAGATGCGGCAAGCAGGTCTAGGAGGGAAGATATTGTCTCCAAATGACCGAACCTCGAATCGGCAGAAAGAGCGTTTACGGTTTGCATCCCCTAGCAAATAAAACTGTAAGATTGTGTGCTTGTACAGCTGTTTTTTAACACAGAAGGTTCAGATCTTCCAGTCTGCCAAAGTTGAGTGTGTGAGTAATACAAATGTATGTAAGTTCTTGTCGTGTTTTACAATAAATAAATGTTTTTGTAAAAACAGTAGTGCAGTGCCTATGCACTGTGGGTTCCTAAAACAAACTTTTGGTTACTTTTAGTTTCTCCTTtctttatgaaattttgttgATGTATTAAATCAGGACGACAGCGCCATGGTTTGGGAACAACCACATCTATTCTTTTAGGAAAACCATCTTAATTTCTTGTGTACCTCTTATTGGAGTAAGATTGTCACATACAGCATGAAGTCGGTTCCACGCAGTCATTACAAAAATTAATATTTACTCTATTCTAAAAACATAGTGTATGCAAGTAGTTTTCATTACACGAGTTAAATTTATCCGGGTCAAAGCCGGTAAGGTTCATTTCCACACCTCTTACAGCGTCAAGACTACACTCATATGGGGCAAACGTATCGTTTAGACTCGATGCCCAAGTTTTGGGGCAGCGGACTGCAAATATAATTTCTAATTTATGGCCCATTTTTGAAGTATGAAGTGTTAACTGTCAACTGTTGACATTTCATGACGGTTGCttatatacaagatagtaccAAAGCTTCTTTCTGAAAGGTTTAAGGTAGTGGTGCACAAGCTTATTACTGATAACCAAGGAGAATTTGTGAAGGGGTAACAGATCTTGATGGCATATTTATAGCAGGGGAATTGGTGGATGAAAGACTAATGTCAGGCATGGGCCGCACGGCATATTAATGGCAGGGGAATTAGTGGATGAAAGACTAAAAAGTCGCGCATTCCAAGGGTTCAGAGATATATTAGAAGGAAGACAAACTTACACCTGGTACAGATAGGCAGAGATAAAGTCAGGAGGATTACCGTGCCACTCCTGTGTTACAAGATCGTTTCTAGCTAGTTTTGCTAACTTATCCGTTGCCTTATTACATTTCCTATTTATGTGCTTACACAAAGTTTTTCTAAACCGATGAAATCCGCTGCCTTGTTACATTTTCTATTTATGTGCTTACAAAATGTTTttcttatatataaaatataagaaaaattCTTCCAGTTTATAGTAGAAACTAGAAAGAGCTACCATTGACCGCTTTCACAAGAGATAGACTGTCCGAAACAAAAATAACGTTATCTAACTTCAGTTGAGAAGCCCATTCTATTATTTCCTAGCTTCTGCTTCAATTGTTGCATTGCATCTGCCTTTGTGTGCCAACATTTGGCTGCAACAAAGTTTCCATTGGGTCTGAGCAGGATGAGCCCAGAACCTGTAGTGATAGATGATTTAGCCATAGAAGCATCAGCAAACAAAAGCAAACAGTCTTAATTTTGCATTAACAAAGACCAATGGAGCTTATACTGCATATGATTATTAATAGCATAAATAATAAATGGTTTTATACGATACTTTCCTTCCTTGCTCTACCTAAGTTCTACTTAATAGCACTGTATGTATATTTGTGTGCTAGTACTGTGTTGGTATAACCCAACTTTATGATACCGTTAGTGCACAGGGCGCTATTTGGTACACTAGCTAACATTTCCATCTAAGTAGTATTCTCTAGAGAACTCTGTAGTAATAAGACAAAAAGAGGATTATCATTCACATTTCTGTTCTATCACAAAGTTCACCGTATACAGCACCCCTAAATGGGTAGTTGAACTTGTACTAGAGAAATGGATATACACTATCGAGATATAGTTAAGTGATAACTATCACTGTACATGAGACACATAAGAGCGGATGTGTCTTTTACTTGCTGGATGTTGTGGGACCCACAGAGACGTGTCCACCGGTGGATCAGCCACCTAGCACAAACTTGTACAACACTCTCCCTTGGATGATCCACCGTTCCAAAAATGTTGGCTCATTGAAGCTTCGCTGTAAAATCTTTTGGAACTTTAGAGTGATGATGGCCGTCTTGAATTTTCTCCTCTTGCCAAAGCTGCgccaggaaaaccatttaggacaaaGCCTGAGCGCTGGGAGCTTACAACAGTATTGTCGATGTAGCTTGTTTGGCTTTGTGTAGAACTTATCAGGAAAAATCATGTGCAGTAAAAACCTGACTTAAGAGTAGAGTGTGATAATCAGATCACTTATTCCGTCAAAAATTCTATGGATAACATTCTCTTTAAATGATGCTCAGCGTTCTAagttgttatctcattaaaaacctcgccaggaaaacccattgggacaaaaACCTGAACGTAGGAAAATATGAGTCCTCAGAACAATGATAAATccgcagatgttgcctcgttaaaaccttgtccggGAAAACCCAAAGGGATAAAAAccagacgaaggaaaaagagtacaacatttcGAACTGCGGACATGAGTGGAATCGCATGCCTCATTataaccttgacaaggaaaacccagtgggacaaaaccttgactaaggaaaaagagtacacgacgTAATGTCCAACATACACAATATCCATAGTCTTCTGTGGCTTTACTCCCCCTGATGAGGAGCCTTCTCAGTTGATCGTTGTGCCTGATAATACTGCATAAAGACCACGAACCACCTTTTAATGTCTTCAGCGACTTCCTTTTCTTGAGGAACTTGGTC
This DNA window, taken from Papaver somniferum cultivar HN1 chromosome 3, ASM357369v1, whole genome shotgun sequence, encodes the following:
- the LOC113359986 gene encoding mitogen-activated protein kinase kinase kinase ANP1-like codes for the protein MIQELFGSVRRSLVFKNGVDEGGGGSGGLVDKIINKSSRVGLFTHNQKPSVSSVLPTIRWRKGELIGCGAFGRVYMGMNLDSGELLAVKQVLIAVNSKEKAQDHIRELEEEVKLLKNLSHPNIVRYLGTAREEDTLNILLEFVPGGSISSLLGKFGSFPEAVIIMYTKQLLLGLEYLHRNGIMHRDIKGANILVDNKGCIKLADFGASKQVVELATISGAKSMKGTPYWMAPEVILQTGHSFSADIWSVGCTVIEMATGKPPWSQQYQEVAALFHIGTTKSHPPIPEHLSAEAKDFLLNAYKGAKLEASALNCCRNLPLLSDDPNKSFNPMCQPTDDWLCKYDQSPEPDNEYRRIDSFSVPERRGLIDHQSKPVNTSPSFSERQRKWKEELDQELERTREKMRQAGLGGKILSPNDRTSNRQKERLRFASPSK